A window of Candidatus Neomarinimicrobiota bacterium contains these coding sequences:
- a CDS encoding IPT/TIG domain-containing protein, translating to MRLLRPGKSFYPLLIIAFSLLGLIIVGCEFEEPTSIWDLPDDPDATTTPVVTNVEPADWNMAGIGVMRIIGSNFSATADSNVVFFNDTRAEIVSASNAVITIKTPLLVGDSLKIKVARLGAYLFSSPVYYRILPSVVSYGTLLASELPAAITVDSDENVYVSLQSNILRKIAPDGILEDYDATFFQSDGMKVGPGGLVYATWNLRKRGRVSYFDTTGVQTDWVAFGKEAYDLDFDQDSSLWVALATDLVRVKPDGSQSTMDTYSYDLSSVRIYDGYVYVMETDASTGAQKLWRSAIQGDGSLGTKQLVLDFSSIDKFTGVTINCFTFSSSGDIYFATDAATSALIVYYAAEDIFEYFYPGLIKPPITYFGWGTDSYLYASKPTTGAPQILKIDVRLERVKQYSAPYYGR from the coding sequence ATGAGGTTATTAAGGCCGGGGAAGAGTTTTTACCCCTTGCTTATTATTGCTTTTAGCTTGCTTGGTCTTATTATCGTAGGATGTGAGTTTGAGGAGCCCACCAGCATCTGGGACCTCCCGGATGATCCTGATGCCACGACCACACCGGTGGTCACCAACGTTGAGCCGGCCGATTGGAACATGGCGGGTATCGGCGTAATGAGGATCATCGGCAGCAATTTTTCGGCTACGGCTGACTCGAACGTCGTTTTCTTTAATGACACCCGTGCGGAGATCGTGAGTGCCTCCAATGCCGTCATCACCATCAAGACGCCCTTGCTTGTTGGCGATTCCCTGAAAATTAAAGTTGCCAGGTTAGGGGCTTACTTGTTCAGTAGCCCGGTTTACTACCGGATTCTTCCCTCAGTGGTTAGCTATGGTACTCTCCTTGCCTCAGAATTACCTGCGGCGATTACAGTTGATAGTGATGAAAATGTATATGTGTCTTTACAGAGCAATATATTGCGGAAAATTGCCCCGGACGGTATCCTTGAAGACTACGATGCAACCTTTTTTCAGTCTGATGGGATGAAGGTTGGGCCCGGGGGTCTGGTATATGCCACCTGGAACCTGCGGAAGCGGGGCCGGGTATCGTATTTTGACACCACCGGTGTGCAGACCGATTGGGTAGCCTTCGGGAAAGAAGCCTATGATCTGGACTTCGATCAGGATAGCAGCCTGTGGGTGGCATTGGCTACTGATTTAGTGCGGGTCAAGCCCGATGGCAGTCAGTCCACCATGGATACGTACTCCTATGACTTGTCGAGCGTGCGGATTTATGATGGCTATGTGTACGTGATGGAGACCGATGCCAGCACGGGCGCGCAGAAGTTATGGCGCAGCGCCATCCAGGGCGATGGGAGCCTGGGTACAAAGCAGCTGGTGTTAGATTTCTCTTCAATTGACAAGTTTACGGGGGTGACGATCAACTGCTTCACTTTCTCCTCCAGCGGTGATATCTATTTTGCGACGGATGCTGCCACTTCGGCCCTTATTGTCTATTATGCCGCTGAGGACATCTTTGAGTATTTTTACCCGGGTCTCATCAAGCCGCCGATCACTTACTTCGGCTGGGGCACTGACTCCTATCTTTACGCTTCTAAACCCACAACTGGAGCACCGCAAATTCTAAAGATAGATGTGCGCTTGGAGCGGGTGAAGCAATACAGTGCGCCCTATTACGGGCGTTAA
- a CDS encoding PorV/PorQ family protein: protein MLKFQRLIHLSTAILVIIAGAPTTAYSQIELTSGKKQKIAQTGYQFLSIGSNAQAAALADAMTTMPLGSSSLFYNPAGIAHMDVFFDAMMGRNYWIADITHNAFAVAINPWNGRYGALGVSLINVDYGEFLGTMVWPNDKGYIDTEIFTPSALALGVGYGLRLSERFAVGGQVKYATQYLGWAVTSVDEADSLALNKAVSNAVAYDFGTLYRTGFKDLVFGMSVRNFSNEIKYVYESFQLPLTFRIGASLDLFNFWGNRPADQSLMLMVDAAHPRSHPEHVNFGVEYSLKEMLHIRGGYMLNMDEQDLSFGLGLNLLSFALDYAYTPFGVLGNVQCFSLRFLI from the coding sequence ATGTTGAAATTCCAACGTTTAATTCATTTATCAACTGCCATTCTGGTCATTATTGCTGGTGCACCCACGACGGCTTACTCTCAGATTGAGCTGACTTCCGGTAAAAAGCAAAAAATAGCGCAGACGGGGTATCAGTTTCTAAGTATTGGGAGTAATGCACAAGCCGCTGCCCTTGCCGACGCCATGACAACCATGCCACTGGGATCCAGCTCCCTGTTCTATAATCCCGCCGGGATAGCCCATATGGACGTCTTCTTTGATGCAATGATGGGCCGGAATTACTGGATCGCAGATATAACTCACAACGCATTCGCAGTTGCAATTAACCCTTGGAACGGTCGCTATGGGGCTCTCGGAGTCAGCCTGATCAACGTCGATTACGGCGAGTTCCTCGGGACTATGGTATGGCCCAATGACAAAGGCTACATCGACACGGAAATCTTCACCCCCAGTGCACTAGCCCTGGGGGTCGGCTATGGGCTCAGACTGTCAGAGAGGTTTGCAGTCGGTGGACAAGTAAAATACGCAACCCAATATCTGGGTTGGGCTGTAACCTCCGTTGATGAAGCCGATTCGCTTGCCTTAAATAAGGCCGTCTCCAATGCTGTGGCGTATGACTTCGGAACGCTTTACCGAACCGGTTTCAAGGATTTGGTTTTTGGTATGTCGGTGCGGAATTTTTCCAACGAGATCAAATACGTCTATGAGAGCTTCCAGCTACCACTGACGTTCCGGATTGGTGCCTCCCTGGATCTTTTTAATTTCTGGGGCAACCGCCCGGCGGATCAGTCGCTGATGTTGATGGTAGATGCCGCTCACCCCCGTTCGCATCCTGAGCACGTAAATTTCGGAGTGGAATACAGCCTTAAGGAAATGTTACATATTCGCGGCGGGTATATGCTTAATATGGACGAGCAGGACCTGAGCTTCGGATTGGGTCTTAACCTGCTCAGCTTCGCGCTGGATTATGCCTATACCCCCTTTGGAGTTTTGGGCAATGTGCAATGCTTCTCACTCCGATTCTTGATCTAA
- a CDS encoding carboxypeptidase-like regulatory domain-containing protein: protein MKSSLFRTGLFLLISIEFAFGGLTGKIAGTTTDAETGEALSGVNVYLEGTTLGAASDADGYYVILNVPPGTYTLIASMIGYERTEITNIRVTIDLTTTQDLELRSTVLGLGRVIVEAQRPVVAPDVSASQANIDATTIIQMPVVSVPEVIELQAGIESGLRIRGSDAYQSLFLIDGLALIDERRNLPYTAITLSSVKEIQIQTGGFNAEYGNVRSGVINVITQEGDRNRYSGTATLRYNPPAPKHFGPSIFSPNTYATRPFLDDDVCWTGTTSGAWDKYEQRQYRQFKGWNAAAEALIVDQDLNNDLSPTALQRLWKWEKRRQGDIEIPDYTIDLGFGGPIPIISPKLGNLRFFLSARSEQEAFLYPLSLDSYNEDITQLKLTSDIGQSMKLTISGLYGEIHSVSPAQWTTPPEGEYFRSVYGLASDVLGDSPNDMVYMPGYYNPMAIYRTIFGTYFSHILSNRTYYDVSVQYMFNQYYADRTADRDTTRKYEIVPGYYYADEAPYGYYGEILDSFTDGMRMGGWMGFAWDRSRNSTFALKGDLTSQINPTHQLKTGFQFIYNSQRINSANLSTKDTWTYFLEWERFPYRVGAYLQDKIEIKEFIANLGLRLDLSNANGTWYALEPYDDLLTRGKGDRIDELATKTESEGLWYLSPRLGVSYPITVNSKLYFNYGHFRQEAQSGYRFRLNREQSGAIYQIGDPDLPPSKTVAYELGFEQNILNRYLLRVAGYYKDVTEQPSWSRYLTKNRAVDVYRALTDNYEDIRGLELTLEKRAGRMITGFINYTYRVSSNGFFGYRSYYQDLTEQLDDIALNPYQSKPHPSPYLRLNLNIHIPTTFGPRLLGLYPIGGWNANFLANWRAGSYFTYNPQQLPGIVDNVQWTDYYNVDLRFTKTMQIFWSEVQVFVDISNLFNFKTFSDAGFSGSEDRDQYMASLHFPFEEGAEHGDDRPGAYRKHGVDFVPMETVEDLSKVVPISRVIYYNTSGEKYVDANGNNVWDTDETFTDLNENGSYDGPDTYWQYKEERWDLVDKKYLDQVLEDRAYIDMPNFTYFTFLNPRQITVGIKVSF from the coding sequence ATGAAATCAAGTCTATTCCGAACTGGCCTTTTCCTTTTGATATCCATAGAGTTTGCGTTTGGCGGTTTGACCGGCAAAATTGCTGGCACGACTACGGATGCAGAAACCGGTGAGGCCCTATCAGGTGTCAACGTCTACCTTGAAGGTACCACCCTGGGAGCCGCATCGGATGCGGATGGCTATTACGTCATTTTGAACGTCCCCCCGGGTACGTACACCCTCATCGCGTCCATGATAGGCTATGAGCGGACGGAGATCACAAATATTCGAGTTACCATCGATCTGACTACTACCCAGGACCTCGAACTGCGTTCCACTGTCTTGGGTCTTGGCCGGGTGATCGTCGAGGCTCAGAGACCGGTGGTAGCCCCCGACGTATCAGCCAGCCAGGCCAATATCGATGCCACGACCATTATACAGATGCCGGTGGTCAGTGTACCCGAGGTAATCGAATTACAGGCCGGTATTGAGTCGGGTTTGCGAATCCGGGGTAGTGACGCTTATCAGAGCCTCTTCCTGATCGATGGTCTTGCCCTGATCGATGAGCGGCGCAATCTACCGTACACCGCCATCACCCTGAGTTCTGTGAAGGAAATCCAGATCCAGACCGGCGGATTCAATGCCGAATACGGCAATGTGCGGTCAGGCGTGATTAATGTGATTACACAGGAAGGTGATCGTAATCGTTACTCGGGCACAGCTACCCTGCGCTATAATCCACCCGCGCCCAAGCATTTTGGACCCTCCATTTTTTCCCCCAATACCTACGCCACCCGCCCCTTTCTCGACGATGATGTATGCTGGACCGGCACCACAAGCGGCGCCTGGGATAAATATGAACAGAGACAATACCGCCAATTCAAAGGCTGGAACGCCGCGGCGGAAGCACTGATCGTCGACCAGGATCTGAATAATGATCTATCCCCAACCGCGCTTCAACGGCTATGGAAATGGGAGAAGCGTCGCCAGGGAGATATCGAAATTCCGGACTACACGATCGATCTAGGCTTCGGGGGCCCCATCCCCATCATCAGCCCGAAGTTGGGTAACCTGAGATTCTTTCTCTCCGCTCGCTCAGAGCAAGAGGCATTCCTCTACCCGCTTTCCCTAGACAGCTATAACGAGGATATAACCCAATTGAAGCTGACCTCTGACATTGGGCAGAGCATGAAGCTGACCATCTCGGGACTATATGGTGAAATCCATTCGGTATCACCCGCTCAGTGGACGACGCCGCCTGAGGGTGAGTACTTCCGGAGCGTATATGGCCTTGCCTCAGACGTACTCGGCGATTCTCCCAATGATATGGTTTATATGCCTGGCTACTATAACCCGATGGCGATTTATCGGACCATCTTCGGCACCTATTTCTCCCACATCCTGAGTAACCGGACGTACTACGACGTTTCGGTACAATATATGTTCAATCAATATTATGCTGACCGTACCGCCGATCGGGATACCACCCGGAAATATGAGATCGTCCCCGGGTATTATTACGCCGATGAAGCGCCCTATGGCTACTACGGAGAGATTCTCGATTCGTTCACTGACGGCATGCGCATGGGCGGCTGGATGGGGTTCGCCTGGGATCGAAGTCGTAACTCAACCTTTGCCCTCAAAGGTGATCTCACTAGTCAGATTAATCCCACACATCAACTTAAAACCGGCTTTCAATTTATCTACAATAGTCAGCGGATTAACTCCGCGAACTTGAGCACGAAAGACACCTGGACCTACTTTCTTGAGTGGGAACGATTCCCGTACAGAGTGGGCGCATACCTGCAGGATAAAATTGAAATCAAGGAATTCATCGCTAATCTGGGCTTGCGCCTGGACCTTTCGAACGCCAATGGAACGTGGTATGCCCTGGAGCCATATGACGATCTACTGACCAGGGGGAAGGGTGATAGAATCGATGAACTGGCTACGAAGACAGAGAGCGAAGGCCTGTGGTATTTAAGTCCCCGCCTGGGTGTCTCCTATCCCATTACGGTGAATTCAAAGCTATACTTCAATTATGGTCATTTTCGCCAAGAGGCTCAGAGCGGTTATCGTTTCCGCCTGAATCGAGAGCAAAGTGGCGCCATTTATCAGATCGGTGATCCTGACCTGCCCCCCTCCAAAACGGTAGCCTACGAGCTGGGTTTCGAGCAGAACATTCTCAACAGGTACTTATTGAGGGTCGCCGGTTACTACAAAGATGTGACCGAGCAGCCCAGCTGGTCGCGATATCTCACCAAGAACCGCGCCGTCGACGTCTACCGAGCCCTGACTGACAATTATGAGGACATCCGTGGACTTGAGTTGACCCTTGAAAAACGGGCTGGCCGAATGATTACCGGATTCATCAACTATACCTACAGGGTCAGCAGCAACGGATTTTTCGGCTATCGCAGTTACTACCAGGACCTCACTGAACAGCTAGACGACATTGCCCTGAATCCCTATCAATCGAAACCCCACCCGAGCCCTTATCTTCGTCTGAACCTGAATATCCATATTCCCACAACTTTCGGTCCCCGGCTCCTGGGATTATATCCCATAGGCGGGTGGAACGCCAATTTCCTGGCTAACTGGAGAGCCGGCAGCTATTTCACCTACAATCCACAACAATTGCCCGGCATCGTGGATAATGTCCAGTGGACGGATTATTATAATGTGGACCTGCGCTTCACCAAGACCATGCAGATCTTCTGGTCAGAGGTTCAAGTGTTTGTGGATATCAGCAACCTGTTCAACTTCAAGACCTTCAGTGATGCAGGTTTCTCCGGGAGTGAGGATCGTGACCAGTATATGGCTTCCCTGCACTTCCCGTTTGAGGAAGGGGCCGAACACGGTGATGACCGGCCTGGGGCCTACCGTAAACATGGTGTCGATTTCGTCCCCATGGAAACGGTAGAGGATCTATCCAAAGTGGTACCGATCTCCAGAGTGATTTATTATAATACATCTGGAGAGAAATACGTTGACGCTAATGGAAATAATGTCTGGGATACCGATGAAACCTTCACCGACCTCAATGAAAACGGCTCCTATGACGGTCCCGATACCTACTGGCAATATAAAGAGGAACGTTGGGACCTGGTGGATAAGAAATATCTCGATCAGGTCTTGGAAGACAGAGCGTACATCGATATGCCCAACTTCACGTACTTCACCTTCCTGAATCCCCGACAGATTACTGTCGGAATCAAGGTCAGTTTCTAA
- a CDS encoding fibronectin, giving the protein MRLTKWSKASHLLTMLGISIVLLTTESWLQAQTGPAVGLRRYIRVGRLHHYLDAYGRERATTGTYYEGMIWPAEYNRQDCFVIRRHFLAAKSWTSPEGVFYPYYALQFYQNGYTRTAAMECKATARFPLPAVYVDGFSVNAPYEGDIDEIDPTIKPDRIITNVVRTDMGVTMTRRMIGFSQQYHDDYFIVEFTYKNDGNTDDDDEIELPGQTITAFRSGGCMHMTTCREASYLLHGRDGWGADQWQTKRGETYPDWVAGDPTADSLRCTMTWLGQLDLLNFDNIGGPDIEGNGRLSSAQHAGICILHADKSASDKSDDPHHPSTLGWNGNDNVPQPTSISGPIMKVAYDFAAGVMTYGDTTRMWEENRDKYPQSLVDYGGASAAFGYGPYDIPFGDSIRYVEVWAVNGLDRQKCELIGANWKNGGGPFLMPDGSETSFTGLSAEANDYKNAWVYTGMDSLLLTYGRARRAFLLDYDIPQPPRPPQVFNVASGGDRILLTWEPAEGVEEASNFGGYRIYRGVGRWDTTYTEIFACGVGTANPEIVYEFNDLTPIRGFDYYYYITSFSDGSLNHSTANPGGQLESSRFYTQTSRPANLKRPAGEALEDIRIVPNPWHIRQRGLAQSDIFFPGLTAVDRLMFYNIPGWCTIRIYTERGDLVTTIEHDDGTGDEAWNSITDSRQVVVSGVYIAYIEVTKDQHDPVTDEILYRKGDSIIRKFTVIR; this is encoded by the coding sequence ATGCGTCTGACCAAATGGTCCAAAGCTTCCCACTTGCTAACCATGTTAGGTATTAGCATTGTACTCCTGACAACCGAAAGCTGGTTACAGGCACAAACAGGCCCCGCCGTGGGTCTACGGCGATATATCCGGGTGGGTCGTTTGCATCACTATCTGGATGCTTACGGCAGGGAGAGGGCTACCACCGGCACGTATTATGAGGGTATGATATGGCCCGCCGAATATAACCGGCAGGATTGCTTTGTAATCCGGCGGCACTTTTTAGCCGCAAAGAGTTGGACGAGCCCGGAAGGTGTTTTCTATCCTTACTATGCGCTGCAATTCTACCAGAACGGTTATACGCGTACAGCGGCTATGGAGTGCAAGGCGACGGCCCGATTCCCATTGCCGGCGGTGTATGTGGACGGTTTCAGCGTCAATGCCCCCTATGAAGGTGATATTGATGAAATAGATCCAACGATCAAACCGGACCGGATCATCACGAATGTGGTTCGAACCGACATGGGCGTGACCATGACACGCCGCATGATCGGCTTCAGCCAGCAGTACCACGATGACTACTTTATTGTTGAATTCACCTATAAAAACGATGGTAATACGGATGACGATGATGAAATCGAATTGCCCGGTCAGACCATTACGGCCTTCCGCTCTGGTGGTTGCATGCACATGACCACTTGTCGTGAGGCGTCGTATTTACTTCACGGCCGGGATGGGTGGGGAGCCGATCAGTGGCAGACCAAGCGGGGTGAAACATATCCCGATTGGGTAGCCGGAGATCCCACCGCCGATTCACTGCGATGCACCATGACCTGGCTGGGGCAACTGGATCTCCTCAACTTCGACAACATCGGTGGGCCCGATATTGAGGGCAATGGGCGTTTGAGCTCCGCCCAGCACGCAGGGATTTGCATTTTACACGCAGACAAGAGTGCATCGGACAAGTCGGACGACCCCCATCACCCCTCCACTCTAGGTTGGAACGGAAACGACAACGTCCCCCAACCCACAAGCATCAGTGGCCCCATCATGAAGGTGGCCTACGACTTTGCGGCCGGTGTAATGACCTACGGCGATACCACCAGGATGTGGGAAGAGAATAGGGACAAGTATCCCCAGAGCCTGGTGGACTACGGTGGTGCGTCTGCGGCGTTCGGCTACGGTCCATACGACATACCATTCGGTGACAGTATTCGCTATGTAGAAGTCTGGGCTGTGAATGGCCTGGACCGACAGAAATGTGAGCTCATCGGTGCCAACTGGAAGAACGGAGGGGGACCGTTTCTCATGCCCGATGGCAGCGAGACCAGCTTCACTGGTCTTTCTGCAGAAGCCAACGATTACAAGAATGCCTGGGTTTACACCGGTATGGATTCCCTGCTGCTCACTTACGGGCGTGCCAGGCGTGCTTTCCTCCTCGATTACGACATCCCCCAACCCCCGAGACCACCGCAGGTTTTCAATGTGGCATCGGGCGGCGATCGGATCCTGCTCACCTGGGAACCGGCCGAGGGTGTTGAAGAAGCCTCTAACTTCGGTGGGTATCGCATCTATCGCGGCGTGGGCAGATGGGACACCACCTACACCGAGATTTTCGCCTGCGGCGTGGGCACCGCTAATCCCGAGATCGTATACGAGTTCAATGATCTAACGCCGATCCGCGGTTTCGATTATTATTACTACATCACTTCCTTCTCGGATGGCAGCCTGAACCACTCGACGGCTAATCCTGGTGGGCAATTAGAAAGCAGCCGGTTCTACACCCAAACGAGTCGACCGGCAAATTTGAAACGACCCGCCGGCGAAGCCCTGGAAGATATTCGCATCGTTCCCAATCCCTGGCATATCAGACAGCGGGGATTGGCGCAATCAGACATCTTCTTCCCCGGTCTTACCGCCGTCGATCGACTTATGTTCTACAATATTCCCGGGTGGTGTACCATCCGAATCTACACCGAACGAGGTGATCTGGTCACCACGATCGAACATGACGATGGCACCGGCGATGAGGCCTGGAATTCCATTACCGATTCCAGGCAGGTGGTGGTGAGTGGAGTCTATATCGCCTACATCGAGGTGACAAAGGACCAACACGACCCCGTTACCGACGAGATCCTCTATCGGAAAGGGGACTCAATCATCAGAAAGTTTACCGTCATCCGTTGA